A genome region from Anopheles stephensi strain Indian chromosome 2, UCI_ANSTEP_V1.0, whole genome shotgun sequence includes the following:
- the LOC118517643 gene encoding DNA cross-link repair 1A protein-like, with protein METSPPRRTLRSSNRLSLSLTRKKGKPKETEGSCNASQTPSSETEVKGMDTPDVSYRNKQVSPVNEDRKNGLKSEPVSTGSAIGNRSITVRKDACSPETIIILSDDENDDETPSKRSIREYFTPSKQSSNISDASASWTTGGKKSRAAQSSIKKHGSQTQPRKDVSKVRRKICPSTNIKMLTKKYFDDSQKRITNFFNKDEDPDRIGYCRVLKESVMPAIITGDMDVEQMLAVTVDEGTERLSFSQNAPEFAAPDPAAAMNPSQIMERIERVQSACYDPEREDWNMERVAFPVAVPTTASTNNNNYGDSAQKTESSAIQPNRRVSTIPQTPNNRTTPAAKMMSRSKGSSNSGRSKGGKKIICPSYKIIAGTNFAVDAFRYGDIEGVTHYFLTHFHADHYIGLKKSFSKPLIMSSITARLVKTFINVGEEFYRVIELHQSIFIDNVEIIALDANHCPGGIMFLFRLPNGSNILHTGDFRASPEMEEYPEFWNFPIDCIYLDTTYLSSKYAFKSQWESVADAREAVSTFLKKHIGLKVLIVCGSYLIGKEKVWLELAMATGMKVWTEPNRWKALKAIADPQHLALLVADPLQANIHVLAMKKLSYDELNEYMNQFPDRYDSVIAIRPSGWEKNSKPQYRGRINIVGIEYSEHSSFDELKRFVQYIRPREVISTVPYGNSNQNRTPTVPASWYQGDIRPQRKALQLSITNFITPVKGGDVIVPNGPFTASSLSGARLLSNRAKSGEENEGDVVVIEKKDDEDTKSYHKSENGELSYDSDWLP; from the exons ATGGAAACCTCTCCGCCGAGAAGAACTCTGCGAAGTTCTAATCGATTATCACTTTCCCTAActcgcaaaaaaggaaaaccgaaGGAAACCGAAGGTTCATGCAATGCATCCCAAACGCCATCAAGTGAAACGGAGGTCAAAGGCATGGACACGCCGGATGTGTCTTACAGGAATAAACAAGTATCACCGGTGAACGAGGATCGAAAGAATGGATTGAAATCTGAACCGGTGAGCACAGGAAGCGCCATCGGCAACCGTAGTATTACTGTGAGGAAAGATGCTTGTTCGCCCGAAACAATCATTATACTCAgtgatgatgaaaatgatgatgaaacaCCGTCGAAGAGGTCGATCCGCGAGTACTTCACACCATCCAAACAATCAAGCAATATTTCGGACGCATCTGCTAGTTGGACAACAGGTGGCAAAAAGAGCAGAGCTG CTCAATCATCCATTAAAAAACATGGCTCACAAACCCAGCCCAGAAAGGACGTCAGCAAAGTGCGTCGCAAGATTTGTCCGAGCACCAACATCAAGATGCTAACGAAGAAATACTTTGATGATTCGCAAAAGCGCATAACAAACTTCTTCAACAAAGATGAAGACCCGGACCGCATCGGGTACTGCCGTGTGCTGAAGGAATCGGTAATGCCAGCGATCATTACGGGTGATATGGACGTGGAGCAGATGCTAGCCGTTACGGTGGATGAAGGTACGGAGCGGTTGAGTTTTTCACAAAATGCACCAGAATTCGCTGCGCCTGATCCGGCCGCAGCGATGAACCCGTCTCAAATTATGGAACGCATCGAACGTGTTCAGAGTGCGTGCTACGATCCTGAGCGAGAAGACTGGAATATGGAACGTGTGGCATTTCCGGTTGCGGTACCGACTACTGCAtcgaccaacaacaacaattatGGTGATAGCGCGCAAAAGACTGAATCATCAGCGATTCAACCCAATCGACGAGTTAGTACTATTCCACAAACACCGAACAACCGAACGACACCCGCAGCAAAGATGATGTCCCGCAGTAAAGGGTCGTCCAATAGCGGTCGGAGTAAAGGTGGTAAAAAGATCATCTGTCCTTCGTACAAAATCATAGCGGGAACCAATTTTGCTGTCGATGCGTTCCGGTACGGTGATATCGAGGGTGTGACGCACTACTTCCTGACGCACTTCCATGCCGATCACTATATTGGACTGAAGAAATCGTTTTCCAAGCCTCTCATCATGTCTTCGATAACGGCACGGCTTGTGAAGACGTTTATAAACGTCGGCGAAGAGTTCTATCGCGTGATCGAGCTGCACCAGTCGATTTTTATTGATAATGTAGAGATAATAGCACTGGATGCGAATCA CTGCCCGGGTGGTATAATGTTTCTGTTCCGCTTGCCAAATGGGAGCAACATCCTTCACACGGGAGATTTCCGTGCATCGCCCGAGATGGAAGAGTATCCGGAGTTTTGGAATTTCCCGATCGACTGCATCTATCTCGACACGACCTACCTTTCGTCCAAATACGCGTTCAAGTCACAGTGGGAAAGTGTGGCCGATGCACGGGAAGCTGTATCCACCTTCTTGAAGAAACACATCGGCCTGAAGGTGCTAATCGTGTGCGGTAGCTATCTGATTGGCAAGGAGAAGGTTTGGCTCGAGCTAGCCATGGCGACCGGTATGAAGGTATGGACGGAACCGAATCGATGGAAAGCGTTGAAAGCGATTGCCGATCCGCAACACCTGGCGCTGCTGGTAGCTGATCCGCTTCAGGCCAACATACACGTGCTGGCCATGAAGAAACTGTCGTACGAT GAACTGAACGAATACATGAACCAGTTTCCGGATCGGTACGACAGCGTCATCGCGATACGTCCCAGTGGATGGGAGAAGAACAGCAAACCACAGTACCGAGGGCGAATCAACATCGTGGGAATAGAATATTCGGAACATTCGAGCTTCGATGAGCTGAAACGCTTCGTGCAGTACATAAGACCTCGCGAGGTAATTAGCACCGTTCCGTACGGGAATTCGAATCAAAATCGAACGCCAACAGTGCCTGCCTCCTGGTACCAGGGAGACATCCGACCGCAACGAAAGGCTTTACAGCTGTCCATAACTAACTTTATCACACCCGTCAAGGGTGGTGATGTCATTGTGCCAAATGGACCATTTACCGCTAGTAGCCTAAGCGGCGCTCGCTTACTATCAAATCGGGCCAAATCGGGGGAGGAAAATGAAGGGGACGTGGTTgtgatagaaaaaaaggacgatGAAGATACGAAATCCTATCACAAATCAGAAAATGGAGAGCTAAGCTACGACAGCGACTGGTTACCGTGA
- the LOC118517650 gene encoding uncharacterized protein LOC118517650 yields the protein MHVTVDKCNRQVPIRTIGMMCLLHLLLLAQFVSAATEEKTSADPPDSPYETQTAQCTITSGDIEASAQASISKTLVGVCGSEEMLEAFRTLEIKMLEEMYNLRKMIRDPYFVPPPLRPSVYRTIKRTTTASNTSSNTAIPQQQSAAERSDASSSSRQTSAAPSLTPTTTPSAKVVFLDDYDDEEDEESSETLHKGTKKQNSELVKTLSMNNDTRSVTRLSLDEKQLPPVSAPIDFKPIDKPMEKKFITGGLRDYEVYRFNNTVISSGDAKVFKYFWKIENFMSRLRAATGAKGATFSSPVFVISGLNLRLHAKTTVKPVHGEVLHVQLEQLSASDDALRKTPNVILASGALYGQVETKKFFRHKIMILNQDKPFSDLISTDLTNTNAKFEAPLSALTEQPYLKDDKLLVKVIIFL from the exons ATGCACGTGACCGTGGACAAGTGTAACAGGCAAGTGCCGATTCGAACGATCGGGATGATGTGTTTGCTGCACCTGCTATTACTCGCACAGTTCGTATCAGCGGCGACGGAAGAAA AGACGAGTGCAGATCCTCCCGATTCCCCGTACGAAACGCAAACGGCACAATGTACGATCACTTCCGGTGATATTGAAGCTAGTGCACAAGCTTCGATTAGCAAAACTTTGGTAGGAGTGTGCGGCTCTG AGGAAATGTTGGAGGCTTTCCGCACGCTGGAGATTAAAATGCTCGAGGAGATGTACAACCTTCGGAAGATGATACGTGATCCTTACTTTGTTCCACCACCGTTACGTCCATCCGTTTACAGAACGATCAAAAGAACCACAACGGCATCGAACACATCGTCCAATACCGCAATACCGCAGCAACAGTCAGCCGCAGAACGGTCCGACGCATCATCTTCCTCCAGGCAGACGAGTGCGGCACCATCTCTAACACCAACAACGACACCTTCAGCGAAAGTCGTCTTCCTGGATGATtacgacgacgaggaggatGAGGAAAGTTCGGAAACTTTACACAAAGGCACTAAGAAACAAAATAGTGAACTTGTAAAAACGTTGTCGATGAACAACGACACTCGTTCTGTGACTCGCTTATCACTCGACGAAAAACAGTTGCCCCCAGTATCGGCACCGATCGACTTCAAGCCCATCGATAAACCTATGGAGAAGAAATTCATCAC TGGTGGACTGCGAGACTACGAGGTTTACCGGTTCAACAACACCGTCATATCGTCCGGTGACGCTAAAGTGTTCAAATACttttggaaaattgaaaactttATGAGCCGTTTGCGGGCCGCCACCGGCGCGAAGGGAGCCACATTTTCCAGCCCGGTGTTTGTGATCTCCGGCTTGAACCTGAGGCTGCACGCTAAGACGACGGTAAAACCGGTGCACGGGGAAGTGTTGCACGTGCAGCTGGAACAGTTGTCCGCGTCCGACGATGCACTGCGCAAAACGCCCAACGTTATTCTAGCCTCGGGAGCGCTTTACGGGCAGGTGGAAACGAAAAAATTCTTCCGCCATAAGATTATGATTCTAAACCAG GATAAGCCATTCAGTGATTTGATTTCTACAGACCTTACCAACACGAATGCAAAGTTTGAGGCACCACTGTCCGCGTTGACCGAACAGCCTTACTTGAAGGACGATAAGCTGCTAGTGAAGGTCATTATTTTCCTATAA
- the LOC118517644 gene encoding DNA/RNA-binding protein KIN17 codes for MGKGKAEVGTPKYLANKMKAKGLQKLRWYCQMCEKQCRDENGFKCHTMSESHQRQILLFADNAGRFIDGFSSEFLTGYLQILRRQFGTKRVAANKVYQEYIADRHHLHMNATKWHSLSDFVKYLGRNGHCVADETDKGWFITYIDRDPETLAMQEKMAKKQKMDKDDAERLAEFIEEQVRRGKTEEEPSSSGFSELKRANEEETIKIDLKLSSKQQPQQSAPAVVMKRPFDTLDDSRKEKKPKPSSSSGETKKMSALDELIREEEQKKEKSNRKDYWLAEGIVVKLVTRSLGDKYYKEKGVVVEVIEKYRAKLKLLETGEKLKVDQAHLETVIPAVGKQILVLNGGYRGCTATLKAINTERYSVTIEIASGPLKGRLVSNVAYEDISKLFV; via the coding sequence ATGGGTAAAGGAAAGGCAGAAGTTGGTACGCCAAAGTATTTGGCCAACAAAATGAAGGCAAAGGGCTTGCAGAAGCTGCGCTGGTACTGCCAGATGTGCGAAAAGCAGTGTCGCGATGAGAACGGCTTCAAGTGCCACACCATGAGCGAATCGCACCAGCGACAAATCTTGCTATTTGCGGACAATGCGGGCCGTTTCATTGACGGCTTTTCTTCCGAGTTCCTGACAGGCTATCTTCAAATATTACGGCGCCAGTTCGGAACCAAGCGTGTGGCTGCCAACAAGGTGTACCAGGAGTACATTGCAGATCGGCACCACCTTCACATGAACGCTACCAAATGGCATTCGCTGTCCGACTTTGTGAAGTATCTCGGCCGCAACGGGCACTGTGTGGCGGACGAAACGGATAAAGGCTGGTTCATAACGTACATTGACCGCGATCCTGAGACGCTGGCCATGCAGGAAAAGATggcaaagaagcaaaagatGGACAAAGATGATGCGGAACGTTTGGCGGAGTTTATTGAGGAACAGGTGCGCCGAGGCAAAACCGAGGAGGAACCCAGCAGCTCCGGATTTTCGGAACTGAAACGAGCCAATGAGGAAGAAACGATAAAAATTGACCTTAAGCTGAGCAGCAAACAACAGCCACAGCAAAGCGCACCGGCGGTGGTAATGAAGCGACCGTTCGATACGTTGGACGATTCgaggaaggagaaaaagccAAAACCATCTTCTAGCAGTGGAGAGACGAAAAAAATGTCCGCGCTGGACGAACTTATCCGTGAAGAggagcagaagaaggaaaagagcAACCGCAAGGACTACTGGCTGGCGGAGGGAATCGTCGTAAAGCTGGTTACCCGCTCGTTAGGCGACAAATATTACAAAGAGAAAGGGGTAGTTGTGGAGGTGATAGAAAAGTATCGTGCAAAGTTGAAGCTACTCGAAACGGGAGAGAAATTGAAGGTGGATCAAGCGCATCTGGAAACCGTGATTCCCGCAGTCGGGAAACAAATATTGGTATTGAACGGAGGCTATCGAGGTTGTACGGCGACGTTGAAAGCCATCAACACGGAACGATACAGCGTCACGATAGAGATAGCGTCTGGACCATTGAAAGGACGGTTGGTGAGCAACGTTGCTTATGAAGATATCAGTAAactatttgtttaa
- the LOC118517646 gene encoding insulin-degrading enzyme, whose protein sequence is MLTKVVLRSTYFVYRSINRNANTLCNIQLGKSLVYSTIGRTIRAVHNNNRSVITQTLLATPKMATELSSKAQLSNASIALPQSTANATPPFERINTITKSIQDNRDYRGLRLSNGMKVILISDPTTDRSAAALSVAVGHLSDPLEIPGLAHLCEHMLFLGTEKYPNEDEYTTFLKTHGGSSNAATCTDMTKYYFDVIPGKLEDALDRFSQFFIAPLFNEEATEREINAVNSEHEKNVPQDVWRIKQVTKSLCKPTHPYSRFGTGNKQTLSESPKQNNINVRNELIKFCNRWYSSNIMSLAVFGQESLDELEAMVIKMFSQIENKQIVAPRWPEMPYENEELRTKTYIVPVKDIRSLTISFQMEDLEQYYKAGPEHYVSHLIGHEGKGSILSELKARGWCNKLSSGYCSLGRGFGSFDVMVDLTEDGFNHIDDTAKLIFQYIHMLRVKKPQKWIFEEYCNLCEMLFRFKDKEYPSTLVTNVVSLMHLFPLEDVLVAHCLITEWRPDLVEDLISKLTPDKARLVIVGQKCEALANAEERWYGTKYGVYKIEPSVLEYWSTPDSNDNLSLPEPNPFIPTDFELLPIDSGLENFPTVIQDTPIIRTWFKQDVEFLKPKALMSFDFNSPIVYSNPLNCNLTRLFVQLLKDQLNEFLFEADLAGLAFGFSNTTSGISLSIGGYSHKQVILLEKVLDSMFNFKIDRRRFDILKEQYVRSLKNYQTEQPYQHAIYYLALLLTEQAWTRQELLDSTQLLSLERLQTFIEELLSQMHVECFIYGNVNKEKALQMTRLVEDKMKYTDATVVPLLARQLLPKREHKIGKGESFLFEATNEFHKSSCMELYLQCGQQEPHSIFVDILSQLLSEKCYTQLRTKEQLGYVVYCGARKANGICGLRIIVQSPRHPTYVEDRIENFLNNMLEYLENLPESEFERHKEALVALFLEKPKRLITQFKIYLQEISLRQYHFNRAQVEAEKVRTLTKQQVIDYYKEHILLGAPSRSTLSVHVISTADAPDAEDAPAAAEEADPTAALNITKQNLVKVTDLASFKSSRSLYPLAQPYMEVMPKGGRCKL, encoded by the exons ATGTTAACTAAAGTGGTTTTACGTAGCACTTACTTTGTGTATCGGTCAATCAACCGGAATGCCAATACGCTGTGCAACATCCAACTAGG gAAGTCATTGGTTTACAGCACGATTGGCCGCACGATAAGGGCAGTACATAATAATAATCGATCAGTGATTACTCAAACCTTGCTAGCTACACCCAAAATGGCAACTGAACTATCGAGCAAAGCACAGCTGTCGAATGCTTCGATAGCTCTCCCTCAATCGACCGCAAACGCTACGCCCCCATTTGAGCGTATCAATACGATCACAAAATCCATCCAGGACAATCGTGACTACCGCGGGCTCAGGCTGTCCAATGGAATGAAAGTAATCCTGATATCGGATCCCACCACGGACCGATCGGCGGCCGCTCTGTCCGTCGCCGTTGGACATCTAAGCGACCCGCTGGAAATACCCGGTTTGGCGCATCTGTGCGAACATATGCTATTTCTTGGCACCGAGAAGTATCCGAATGAGGATGAGTACACAACGTTTCTAAAAACGCATGGCGGAAGCTCGAACGCCGCCACCTGTACCGACATGACGAAATACTACTTTGACGTCATTCCCGGCAAGCTGGAAGACGCACTGGACCGGTTTTCACAGTTCTTTATTGCGCCCCTGTTCAACGAGGAAGCGACCGAACGGGAAATTAACGCAGTCAATTCGGAGCATGAGAAGAACGTACCACAGGATGTGTGGCGTATTAAGCAAGTGACCAAGTCGCTATGCAAACCGACCCATCCGTACAGTCGGTTCGGGACGGGAAATAAGCAAACGCTTTCCGAAAGCCCAAAGCAGAACAACATTAACGTGCGCAACGAGCTGATAAAGTTTTGCAACAGGTGGTACTCGTCGAACATCATGAGTTTGGCTGTGTTTGGACAGGAAAGCTTGGACGAGCTGGAGGCAATGGTCATAAAAATGTTCTCCCAGATTGAAAATAAGCAAATAGTTGCCCCCAGGTGGCCGGAAATGCCATACGAAAACGAGGAACTCAGAACGAAGACGTACATCGTGCCGGTGAAAGACATACGATCGCTTACGATATCCTTCCAGATGGAGGACCTGGAGCAGTACTACAAGGCTGGCCCGGAACATTACGTGAGCCATCTGATCGGGCACGAAGGCAAGGGTAGCATTTTGTCCGAGCTAAAGGCTAGGGGATGGTGCAATAAGTTAAGCAGCGGTTACTGCAGCTTGGGCCGAGGGTTCGGCAGTTTCGATGTGATGGTCGATCTAACGGAAGACGGATTCAACCATATCGATGACACCGCCAAACTCATCTTCCAGTACATTCATATGTTGCGCGTGAAAAAGCCTCAAAAGTGGATCTTCGAGGAGTACTGTAATCTGTGCGAAATGTTGTTTCGCTTCAAAGACAAGGAGTACCCGAGCACGCTAGTAACGAACGTGGTCAGCTTGATGCACCTGTTCCCGCTGGAGGATGTGCTTGTGGCGCACTGTTTAATTACGGAATGGCGGCCCGATCTGGTGGAGGATCTCATTAGTAAACTAACCCCCGACAAGGCGAGGCTCGTCATCGTGGGTCAAAAGTGTGAAGCGCTGGCCAATGCTGAAGAACGTTGGTACGGTACGAAGTACGGTGTGTACAAAATCGAACCATCAGTACTGGAG TACTGGTCTACGCCCGATTCGAACGACAATCTAAGCTTACCCGAGCCCAATCCATTCATTCCGACCGACTTTGAATTACTGCCCATCGATAGTGGACTGGAAAACTTTCCCACTGTAATACAGGACACGCCCATCATCAGGACGTGGTTTAAGCAAGATGTGGAGTTCCTTAAACCGAAGGCTTTGATGAGTTTCGATTTCAACAGCCCTATCGTATACTCCAACCCGTTGAACTGCAATCTGACGCGTCTGTTCGTACAGTTGCTTAAGGACCAACTGAACGAGTTCCTGTTCGAGGCAGATTTGGCAGGGTTAGCATTTGGGTTTAGCAACACAACTTCGGGTATAAGT CTCTCTATCGGTGGCTACAGCCATAAGCAGGTTATACTACTCGAAAAGGTATTGGATAGCATGTTcaactttaaaatcgaccgtCGTCGATTCGACATTCTAAAAGAGCAATATGTTCGGAGTCTCAAAAACTACCAAACAGAACAACCGTACCAGCATGCGATCTACTACCTTGCGCTACTGCTAACGGAACAGGCATGGACCAGACAGGAGCTGTTGGATTCTACCCAGT TACTTTCCTTGGAACGACTGCAAACGTTTATCGAGGAGTTGCTTTCCCAAATGCACGTCGAGTGTTTCATTTATGGGAACGTGAATAAGGAAAAAGCATTGCAAATGACACGACTGGTGGAAGATAAAATGAAGTACACCGATGCAACGGTGGTACCGCTGCTCGCAAGACAGTTGCTCCCGAAGCGTGAGCACAAGATCGGAAAAG GAGAAAGCTTCTTGTTCGAGGCAACGAACGAGTTCCACAAAAGCTCCTGCATGGAACTGTACTTGCAGTGCGGCCAGCAAGAGCCACACTCGATATTTGTCGACATTTTGTCACAATTGCTGAGCGAAAAGTGTTACACCCAGCTGCGCACCAAAGAGCAGCTCGGCTACGTTGTGTACTGCGGAGCGCGCAAGGCAAACGGCATCTGTGGTCTACGCATCATTGTACAGTCACCTCGCCACCCGACTTACGTAGAGGATCGGATTGAAAATTTCCTCAACAATATGCTG gagtatttggaaaatttgcCGGAGAGTGAGTTTGAACGGCACAAGGAAGCACTAGTCGCACTGTTCCTGGAGAAGCCGAAGCGATTGATTACACAGTTTAAAATATACCTGCAAGAAATTTCCCTAAGGCAGTATCACTTTAACCGGGCACAGGTAGAAGCCGAGAAGGTTCGAACATTGACCAAGCAGCAGGTCATTGATTATTATAAG GAACACATTCTATTGGGCGCTCCATCCAGAAGTACTTTATCAGTGCACGTAATTTCCACTGCTGACGCGCCAGATGCAGAAGACGCTCCAGCCGCAGCTGAGGAAGCCGATCCTACCGCTGCGCTAAATATTACGAAACAGAACCTTGTAAAGGTGACGGATCTAGCCAGTTTCAAATCGTCTCGCTCACTCTATCCTCTAGCTCAACCTTACATGGAGGTTATGCCAAAGGGCGGTCGATGCAAGCTGTAA